In Actinomyces radicidentis, one genomic interval encodes:
- a CDS encoding HU family DNA-binding protein, whose translation MSVNRTELIAAIAEKAGLTKTDADAFLGAFQDVLVESVAKGEAVKITGLMGVERVERAARTGRNPRTGEEIQIPAGYGVKLTVGSALKKAVSSK comes from the coding sequence ATGTCCGTCAACCGCACCGAGCTCATCGCCGCCATCGCCGAGAAGGCCGGCCTCACCAAGACCGACGCCGACGCCTTCCTCGGCGCCTTCCAGGACGTCCTCGTGGAGTCCGTCGCCAAGGGCGAGGCCGTCAAGATCACGGGCCTCATGGGCGTTGAGCGCGTCGAGCGCGCCGCTCGCACCGGTCGCAACCCCCGCACGGGCGAGGAGATCCAGATCCCGGCCGGCTACGGCGTCAAGCTGACCGTCGGCTCCGCCCTCAAGAAGGCTGTCTCCTCCAAGTGA
- a CDS encoding N-acetylmannosamine-6-phosphate 2-epimerase produces the protein MTQISPVLERLRGGLIASAQAYPGEPMRDPRTMDEVAQACVAGGAVGVRAQGLADLALITQHVDVPVIGLWKDGHDGVFITPTLTHAIAVAATGVEIVAIDATRRPRPDGLTFAQTVAGLKEARPGILVMADCGSLEDARTAQDAGADVLGTTLAGYTGERPKTDGPDVELIDQVAAIAQVPLVVEGRVHTPAQAALAIEHGAFAVVVGTAITHPTTITSWFVDAVRGA, from the coding sequence ATGACCCAGATCAGCCCCGTCCTCGAGCGCCTGCGCGGCGGCCTCATCGCCTCCGCCCAGGCCTACCCCGGTGAGCCCATGCGCGACCCGCGCACCATGGACGAGGTCGCCCAGGCCTGCGTGGCCGGCGGCGCCGTCGGCGTCCGCGCCCAGGGGCTGGCAGACCTGGCACTCATCACCCAGCACGTGGACGTGCCCGTCATCGGCCTGTGGAAGGACGGCCACGACGGCGTCTTCATCACCCCGACCCTCACGCACGCGATCGCCGTGGCCGCCACGGGCGTCGAGATCGTCGCCATCGACGCCACGCGCCGCCCGCGCCCGGACGGCCTCACCTTCGCCCAGACGGTCGCCGGCCTCAAGGAGGCCCGCCCCGGGATCCTCGTCATGGCCGACTGCGGCAGCCTCGAGGACGCCCGCACTGCTCAGGACGCCGGCGCCGACGTGCTGGGCACCACCCTCGCGGGCTACACCGGGGAGCGCCCCAAGACCGACGGCCCCGACGTCGAGCTCATCGACCAGGTGGCCGCGATCGCCCAGGTCCCGCTCGTCGTCGAGGGGCGCGTCCACACGCCCGCCCAGGCGGCGCTCGCCATCGAGCACGGTGCCTTCGCCGTCGTCGTCGGCACAGCGATCACCCACCCCACGACGATCACGTCCTGGTTCGTCGACGCCGTTCGCGGAGCGTGA
- a CDS encoding ROK family protein, with product MTTTQPAPAGAARADEQAGDAPGLLVGVDLGGTKIAASLVTPAGELVGEVRETPTPAHDGPEAMLDAIAGLVADVARAGSTADGAGRPVHPLAVGIGSAGVIDERTGAVLSSTDAITDWPGTDIAGGVSGRLERAGLTSPVGRAPLVHVDNDVNAYAAGEAWLGAGRGASSALVVAVGTGVGGAVVIDGQVHHGAHHLAGEMGHMPCSLAEGEPCTCGRPRHLEAVAGGPQIARRYREATARQDVTTALAVERLAEAGDPVAARVYEEAAVALGRAIAQVVTVLDPEVVIISGGLARSGGLWWGPLRATVAAELIDLVAGTELRPAVLGTSAPIVGAAHEAWLRLRG from the coding sequence ATGACGACGACGCAGCCCGCCCCCGCCGGGGCGGCGCGCGCCGACGAGCAGGCCGGGGACGCCCCCGGCCTGCTCGTCGGCGTCGACCTCGGCGGCACGAAGATCGCGGCGAGCCTCGTGACTCCCGCCGGCGAGCTCGTCGGCGAGGTCCGCGAGACGCCGACACCCGCCCACGACGGCCCCGAGGCGATGCTCGACGCCATCGCCGGCCTCGTCGCCGACGTCGCTCGGGCCGGCTCGACGGCCGACGGCGCGGGCCGTCCCGTGCACCCGCTCGCCGTCGGCATCGGGTCCGCCGGCGTCATCGACGAGCGCACCGGTGCGGTCCTGTCCTCTACGGACGCCATCACCGACTGGCCCGGTACCGACATCGCCGGGGGAGTGTCCGGCCGCCTCGAGCGCGCCGGTCTGACCTCGCCGGTCGGGCGGGCACCGCTCGTCCACGTCGACAACGACGTCAACGCCTACGCCGCCGGGGAGGCCTGGCTCGGTGCCGGCCGCGGCGCGTCGAGCGCCCTCGTCGTCGCCGTCGGCACCGGAGTGGGCGGCGCCGTCGTCATCGACGGACAGGTCCACCACGGCGCCCACCACCTCGCTGGCGAGATGGGGCACATGCCCTGCTCACTGGCCGAGGGCGAGCCCTGCACCTGCGGACGGCCCCGCCATCTCGAGGCCGTCGCCGGCGGGCCCCAGATCGCCCGTCGCTACCGCGAGGCCACCGCGAGGCAGGACGTCACCACGGCCCTGGCCGTCGAGCGGCTCGCCGAGGCCGGCGACCCCGTCGCCGCCCGCGTCTACGAGGAGGCCGCTGTGGCGCTCGGGCGCGCCATCGCCCAGGTCGTCACCGTCCTCGACCCGGAGGTCGTCATCATCTCCGGCGGGCTCGCCCGATCCGGCGGGCTGTGGTGGGGGCCGCTGCGCGCCACCGTGGCCGCCGAGCTCATCGACCTCGTCGCGGGCACGGAGCTGCGCCCCGCCGTCCTCGGCACGAGCGCCCCCATCGTTGGCGCCGCCCACGAGGCGTGGCTGAGACTGCGCGGCTGA